CACCTAAGTTAATACTGACTAACTGTTTAAAATCGTCTGGTTTAAGTTCCATGGTACTAACGGCTTTGGTCATGGCAGCATTGTTAACCAGCACATGCAGTTCACCCCAAAACGTTAATGCTTGGTCCAGCGCCGCAGAAAAATCACTCTCTTGCGCTACATCGAGCACGCATGATTTAGCACGCTCACCCGTTGGGTCGAGACTCAATGCGGCCTCTTTCACTCCAGCTTCATTAATGTCCGTCAGCAGCACTCGGTAACCCGCAGCAAATAAACGAGAGGCGATATGAAAGCCCACTCCTTGCGCTGCGCCTGTGACCATTGCCACTTGACCTTTTGCTTGTTCAGCCATGATCAATCTCCTTAGAAAATGAAGCTAACGGTGCGCAGATATCCCTCGGCGTGCAGCAGTTTGACGACCTTTTGTTCCATCAAGAAGCTATCGCCATCAGGCACTAAAGTGAATTCCACATCGGCCGGATAGGTAATTAAATTGCCGTGACGCAATTCATTAATTGTGGTGGCGCAGCGTGCCAGAATACGGTCAGAACCGGCATCTAAAATACGCACGCGAGAGACCATTCGCACTGTCACCGTTGCATCAGCGGCAGAAACGGATTCGCCATTTTCCAAGCGCGCAATACGCATTTCACGCATGGCGTGATCATCGTAGGCAAGGTTAAGCGTCGCAGCGTAATCGGTGGTTTCACGATCAGTCGGCACAATGTAATGGCCTTTTTCAGTCCAGAGTTTCAACCAACTTTGGTATTCGCGGTGATCTAACATATCCGCTTCGGCCCACAAGAAAGCGCTCACTTTATTGATTAACTCTACATTCATATCCAAGCTCATGATTATGCCTCCTTCCCTGCTGCCATCATCTCTTTGTATTTACGATACGCACCGCGCATACCTGTTTCTGAACAGACGGCGCCCGCCACATTGCCATCCACAGACGTGCGTAATTTACCCATACCTCGGTTGACCAAAATCCAACCATCTGTGCCGGCTGCCGCACCTTTTTGTACCCGTTCCCATGCTTCACCATCATCCGGTGTACCGAAGCCCATTGGGCCTTGGAAGTGTTCGTGTAAACGCATGCGTTTTTGGTTGAATGGTGCCGGTGCACCCTGTCCGCCAATCGCAACGTGTTGAATTTCTGTTTCACCGACAGACACCGGACGTAACACTCGGAAAAAGGCCATTGAGCAAGACACATTAGGGAATAGGTTCAAGTTAAAGCCGGTACCGTGAGCCGCGCGAACGAGACGGCGTACCATGCCCTCTTCGTGACCTTCTTCGCGCAATGCTTGCGCCAGTTCTTCAAAACGCTCAGGGATGGGTTGATCTAAATTGGCTTCCAGATCCACCAGCTCAGGAATCATCACCATGACACTATGGCCGTGACCTAAATCTTCTACGAACCCTTCACCATCTAAGAAATCGAAAATATCTGCGGTTGAGTCATCTAATGAAGAGATGAAAGATTTATGCACGATAGGGAAATGGTAGGCATCAGTGGTGTTTTCGAGCTGAATTTTCCAGTTACCAGGGAAAGTAAAGCGATGTTCACCCAGCACTTGAACAGGGAAACCGCCCGCTTGTTTAACAAATAGGTCGATCCATTTTTTAGCACCACCGAGGTAGTCATCTAACGATTCAATGTCGTTATTAAACGTTGCAAACACTAACCCTTGATAGGTTTCATGACGTAAGCTTTCCAGTGGTAGCTCTTTTTTATCGAGCACACCTTCATACTCTTCCATTTTTGGCACACCACGCAGCTCGCCATCCAGAGCGTAACCCCAGCCATGGTAAGGACAAGTAAATGATTTGGTTTTGCCACGATGCTTTTCACATACTGTTGCACCGCGGTGACGACAGCGGTTTTGCAACACGTGTAAATTCATTTTACGGTCGCGACTTAAAATCACAGGGTGATGGCCGACATAACTGGTTTTAAAACTACCTGCTTCAGGCACTTCACTTTCATGGCCCACATAAACCCAAGTTTTAGTAAAAATCTTGTCGAGCTCTTCATTAAAGATCTCTGGATTGGAATAAAGGCTTTTGTGAACACGTCCTTCTTCAACCAGATCAGCGGCGCTGACTGGGACATTGCGTACTTTGATATCTTCCATTTGAATAATCTCTTCCATGCTTGCTCACTGCCTGTCATAAACAGACGGCTTTATCAGTTATTTCACGACATTAGGCTGCGTATTGGCGGAATTAACGACCTAATGATGCGGTGTTATTGCTGTAGTTCTGAGGTGTCCGGTACTGGTAACTCGGCATCACTGTTCCAGGTAGAAACAGGGCGGCTCAAACGATTTTCGGTTTGAAAATGGGCGATACGCCATATTCCTTCCTCACGTTCAAAGCGGATCGACAAACGCGCACTATTAAGGTTGGAACCACCTGCACTGAAGGTCGACACTTGCAACATGTTCCAGCTTCCGCTCGCTTGATTGCCATCAACCGACACACACTCAGAAGTTAGATAGTGCACGTTCAATGCAAAATGTGGTGGAAACGTGGCATATTTACCCAACATCGCCACAATATTGTCTCGACCGTGATAACCACCAAAGCTTTTGGCATACCGTGATCCTTTTCCTTCCCATACCGCTTGCTCGGTAAAGAGTTCACCGAGTTCGTCCCATGGTGTCTCTGGTGTCAGTTCGTCACACAGATCCATGTAGCGATGCAGACAGGCGCGGATCGCATTGACGCTCTCCAGCTGATCGACTCGGTGTTGCAATTGCTCCAGTTCCGTCATATCCACCTCTTAAGCGCGTTGCACAATCAATTCACGACCAATGCGCGCTTCTATTTTCACGTAACGCCATAATTTGTATGGGGTATCACCGACTTGAGTGGTACGCAGCAAGTTACAACATTGCGTGACCGTTTCGTAATCAGCCACATCGGCGAGTAGATAAGTGGTCCAAGGGGATTCTGTTGATGGCCCCACCATGGTTTGGTCATCATCCATATTGCCGATCACTTCTACGCCAGAGGTGTCGTGAATGCCATTCCACATCGCACCGAATGCCGCCCAAACGTCTAACTGCTCTTCACGTGGTGCATCAAAAAAGTTCTGGTTGATGCCCAGGCA
This DNA window, taken from Vibrio nitrifigilis, encodes the following:
- a CDS encoding aromatic-ring-hydroxylating dioxygenase subunit beta — encoded protein: MSLDMNVELINKVSAFLWAEADMLDHREYQSWLKLWTEKGHYIVPTDRETTDYAATLNLAYDDHAMREMRIARLENGESVSAADATVTVRMVSRVRILDAGSDRILARCATTINELRHGNLITYPADVEFTLVPDGDSFLMEQKVVKLLHAEGYLRTVSFIF
- a CDS encoding aromatic ring-hydroxylating oxygenase subunit alpha; amino-acid sequence: MEEIIQMEDIKVRNVPVSAADLVEEGRVHKSLYSNPEIFNEELDKIFTKTWVYVGHESEVPEAGSFKTSYVGHHPVILSRDRKMNLHVLQNRCRHRGATVCEKHRGKTKSFTCPYHGWGYALDGELRGVPKMEEYEGVLDKKELPLESLRHETYQGLVFATFNNDIESLDDYLGGAKKWIDLFVKQAGGFPVQVLGEHRFTFPGNWKIQLENTTDAYHFPIVHKSFISSLDDSTADIFDFLDGEGFVEDLGHGHSVMVMIPELVDLEANLDQPIPERFEELAQALREEGHEEGMVRRLVRAAHGTGFNLNLFPNVSCSMAFFRVLRPVSVGETEIQHVAIGGQGAPAPFNQKRMRLHEHFQGPMGFGTPDDGEAWERVQKGAAAGTDGWILVNRGMGKLRTSVDGNVAGAVCSETGMRGAYRKYKEMMAAGKEA
- a CDS encoding nuclear transport factor 2 family protein — encoded protein: MTELEQLQHRVDQLESVNAIRACLHRYMDLCDELTPETPWDELGELFTEQAVWEGKGSRYAKSFGGYHGRDNIVAMLGKYATFPPHFALNVHYLTSECVSVDGNQASGSWNMLQVSTFSAGGSNLNSARLSIRFEREEGIWRIAHFQTENRLSRPVSTWNSDAELPVPDTSELQQ
- a CDS encoding IacB protein; protein product: MSDTKPLRVLFCLGINQNFFDAPREEQLDVWAAFGAMWNGIHDTSGVEVIGNMDDDQTMVGPSTESPWTTYLLADVADYETVTQCCNLLRTTQVGDTPYKLWRYVKIEARIGRELIVQRA